The following coding sequences are from one Eublepharis macularius isolate TG4126 chromosome 19, MPM_Emac_v1.0, whole genome shotgun sequence window:
- the AQP2 gene encoding aquaporin-2 — MMWELRSIAFTRAVFAEFLATLIFIFFGLGSALNWPTAPPNVLQISLAFGLAIAAMVQAVGHVSGAHINPAVTVACLVGSHVSFLRAVFYVVAQILGAVTGAALLHQLTPPHIRGSLAINRVHNNTTSGQAVTMELFLTFQLVLCIFASTDDRRSDNLGSPALSIGFSVTLGHLLGIYYTGCSMNPARSFAPAVMVGDFDSHWVFWLGPMIGAVVASLVYNYALFPHAKTLSERLAIFKGYEPEEDWEEREVRRRQSMELHSPQTLPRGVMEKV, encoded by the exons ATGATGTGGGAACTCCGCTCCATAGCCTTCACGCGAGCtgtctttgctgaatttcttgcCACGCTGATTTTCATCTTCTTTGGCTTGGGATCAGCTCTCAATTGGCCTACTGCCCCACCAAATGTCCTCCAGATCTCACTGGCCTTTGGCTTGGCCATAGCCGCTATGGTTCAGGCCGTGGGACATGTCAGTGGGGCCCACATCAACCCTGCCGTGACTGTGGCCTGTCTAGTGGGATCTCACGTCTCCTTCCTGAGGGCCGTCTTTTATGTGGTGGCACAGATCCTGGGTGCCGTGACAGGGGCTGCCCTCCTACATCAACTGACACCACCTCACATCCGAGGCAGTTTGGCCATCAACAGG GTGCACAACAACACAACATCAGGGCAGGCAGTCACCATGGAGCTATTCCTTACCTTCCAGTTGGTCCTATGCATTTTTGCCTCCACTGATGACCGCAGAAGCGACAACTTGGGATCCCCAGCCTTGTCCATTGGATTCTCTGTCACTctaggtcacctacttggg ATCTATTACACCGGCTGCTCTATGAACCCGGCTCGATCTTTCGCTCCCGCAGTGATGGTGGGTGACTTTGACAGCCACTGG GTCTTCTGGCTGGGGCCAATGATCGGGGCAGTGGTGGCTTCCTTGGTGTACAATTATGCCCTATTCCCCCATGCGAAGACCCTTTCCGAAAGGTTAGCCATCTTCAAAGGTTATGAGCCGGAAGAAGACTGGGAAGAGCGAGAAGTTCGCAGGCGGCAGTCGATGGAGCTGCATTCCCCGCAGACGCTACCTCGAGGAGTGATGGAGAAAGTCTAA